One window of Helicobacter winghamensis ATCC BAA-430 genomic DNA carries:
- the rplE gene encoding 50S ribosomal protein L5, translated as MFALKAAYKNEIKAKLAEELGVKNPMLLPKLEKIVISVGAGMHAKDTKIMQNIADTISLIAGQKAVITIAKKSVAGFKMREGMPMGVKVTLRGNQMYNFLEKLIVIALPRVKDFRGIPRNGFDGRGNYSFGVNEQLIFPEVVYDDIMVSHGMNITFVTSATNDKDAFKLLELFGLPFAKGRNNG; from the coding sequence ATGTTCGCATTAAAAGCTGCTTATAAAAATGAAATTAAAGCAAAGTTAGCAGAAGAGTTGGGCGTTAAAAATCCTATGCTCTTACCAAAATTAGAAAAAATCGTAATTAGTGTTGGTGCTGGTATGCATGCAAAGGACACAAAAATTATGCAAAATATTGCAGATACGATTTCGCTAATTGCGGGACAAAAAGCAGTGATTACAATTGCTAAAAAGTCTGTTGCTGGCTTTAAAATGCGTGAGGGAATGCCTATGGGTGTAAAGGTTACACTAAGAGGTAATCAAATGTATAACTTCCTAGAGAAGTTAATTGTGATTGCGCTACCAAGAGTGAAAGACTTCCGAGGGATACCACGCAATGGGTTTGATGGAAGAGGAAATTATAGCTTTGGTGTGAATGAGCAATTAATTTTTCCAGAAGTAGTGTATGATGATATTATGGTAAGCCACGGAATGAATATTACATTTGTAACATCTGCTACAAATGATAAAGATGCGTTTAAATTGCTTGAACTCTTTGGCTTGCCTTTTGCAAAAGGAAGAAATAATGGCTAA
- the rplP gene encoding 50S ribosomal protein L16 has product MLMPKRTKYRKQMKGRNRGKAFRGTSLAFGEFGIKAIEHGRIDSRQIEAARVAMTRATKRTGMVWIRVFPDKPLTAKPLETRMGKGKGAVDKWVMNIKPGRIIYEMGSVDETLARSALALAQSKLPFKTKIVTREGENEIY; this is encoded by the coding sequence ATGTTAATGCCAAAAAGAACAAAATATAGAAAGCAGATGAAGGGAAGAAATCGTGGCAAAGCATTTCGCGGAACCTCATTAGCATTTGGTGAATTTGGGATTAAAGCAATTGAGCATGGGAGAATCGATTCCCGCCAAATTGAAGCAGCGCGTGTTGCAATGACGCGCGCAACAAAAAGAACAGGAATGGTGTGGATTCGTGTTTTCCCAGATAAACCTTTAACGGCAAAGCCACTTGAAACAAGAATGGGTAAAGGTAAAGGTGCTGTCGATAAGTGGGTAATGAATATTAAACCGGGCAGAATCATTTATGAAATGGGAAGTGTTGATGAAACACTTGCAAGGAGTGCATTGGCTCTTGCACAAAGTAAGCTCCCTTTTAAAACAAAAATTGTAACAAGAGAGGGTGAAAATGAAATATACTGA
- the rpsC gene encoding 30S ribosomal protein S3 produces MGQKVNPIGLRLGINRNWESRWFPAFNSAPQNIAEDYKIRKFLKKELYYASVSDILIERTAKKVRVTVVAARPGIIIGKKGADVEKLKESLKKIVNKDIFINIKEVKKPQSNAQLAAESVATQLERRIAFRRAMKKVMQGAIKSGAKGIKVRVSGRLAGAEMARTEWYMEGRIPLHTLRAKIDYGFAEALTTYGNIGVKVWIFKGEVLQKGIQSEKQNEDGEEKSSRPARKRRGQ; encoded by the coding sequence ATGGGTCAAAAAGTTAATCCGATTGGTCTAAGACTTGGAATAAATAGAAATTGGGAATCAAGATGGTTTCCTGCGTTTAACAGTGCTCCGCAAAATATTGCTGAAGATTACAAAATCAGAAAGTTTTTGAAAAAAGAACTTTATTATGCAAGTGTTAGTGATATTTTGATTGAACGCACAGCAAAAAAAGTGCGTGTTACTGTTGTTGCGGCGCGTCCGGGAATTATTATTGGAAAAAAAGGTGCAGATGTTGAAAAGCTGAAAGAATCTTTGAAGAAAATTGTCAATAAAGATATTTTTATCAACATTAAAGAAGTAAAGAAACCACAAAGCAATGCACAACTTGCAGCAGAAAGTGTTGCAACGCAACTCGAGCGCCGTATTGCATTTAGGCGTGCAATGAAAAAGGTTATGCAAGGCGCTATTAAATCTGGCGCAAAAGGAATTAAAGTTCGTGTTTCTGGTCGTTTAGCGGGTGCTGAAATGGCAAGAACAGAGTGGTATATGGAAGGCAGAATTCCATTGCACACTTTAAGAGCGAAAATTGATTATGGATTTGCAGAAGCTTTAACAACTTATGGAAATATTGGTGTAAAGGTTTGGATTTTTAAAGGTGAAGTTTTACAAAAAGGAATCCAATCTGAAAAGCAAAATGAAGATGGTGAAGAGAAATCAAGCCGTCCAGCTAGAAAGAGAAGGGGGCAATAA
- the rpmC gene encoding 50S ribosomal protein L29: MKYTDINTKTIEELNTLLKEKETLLFELNLKLRTMQLTNSSEIRVAKKDIARIKTALNEKRRA; this comes from the coding sequence ATGAAATATACTGATATTAATACTAAAACAATTGAAGAGTTAAATACTCTCTTAAAAGAAAAAGAAACGCTTTTGTTTGAATTAAACTTAAAATTAAGAACAATGCAATTAACAAATTCTAGTGAAATAAGAGTTGCAAAAAAAGATATTGCTAGAATCAAGACAGCTCTTAATGAAAAAAGGAGGGCGTAA
- the rpsD gene encoding 30S ribosomal protein S4, with translation MARYRGPVEKIERRFGVSLALKGERRLAGKSALDKRPYGPGQHGQRRGKISEYGIQLREKQKARMMYGVSEKQFRAIFVEANRLEGNTGENLVKLIERRLDNVVYRMGFATTRRFARQLVVHGHILVDGKKLDIPSALVGVGQKVEICEKTKKNPQVQRAIELTKQTGIAPWVDVDQDKVFGIFTRLPEREEVVIPIEEKLIVELYSK, from the coding sequence ATGGCAAGATATAGAGGTCCTGTTGAAAAGATTGAAAGAAGATTTGGCGTTAGTCTTGCGTTGAAAGGTGAGCGTAGATTAGCGGGAAAAAGTGCTTTAGATAAGCGTCCTTATGGTCCGGGTCAGCACGGACAAAGACGCGGAAAAATTTCAGAATACGGAATCCAGTTGCGTGAAAAACAAAAAGCAAGGATGATGTATGGAGTTTCTGAAAAACAATTTCGTGCAATTTTCGTAGAAGCGAATAGATTAGAGGGGAACACTGGAGAAAATCTAGTGAAGCTTATTGAAAGAAGATTGGATAATGTTGTTTATAGAATGGGATTTGCAACAACAAGAAGATTTGCTAGACAGCTTGTTGTGCATGGACATATTTTAGTAGATGGCAAAAAGCTCGATATTCCTTCTGCGCTAGTTGGCGTTGGACAAAAAGTTGAGATTTGCGAAAAAACTAAAAAGAATCCGCAAGTTCAAAGAGCAATTGAATTGACAAAACAAACAGGAATTGCTCCTTGGGTAGATGTGGATCAGGATAAAGTATTTGGAATCTTTACACGCCTTCCAGAGCGCGAAGAGGTAGTTATTCCAATTGAAGAAAAGCTCATTGTTGAGTTGTATTCTAAATAA
- the rpsM gene encoding 30S ribosomal protein S13, with product MARIAGVDLPKKKRIEYALTYIYGVGLKTSRDILNAVKISYDKRVQDLSEDEVSSIAKEIQAHHIVEGDLRKKVTMDIKALMDLGNYRGLRHRKGLPVRGQTTKNNARTRKGKRKTVGSASK from the coding sequence ATGGCGAGAATTGCTGGTGTTGATTTACCCAAAAAAAAGAGAATTGAATATGCTTTGACTTACATTTATGGTGTAGGTTTAAAGACTTCAAGAGATATTTTAAATGCAGTAAAAATCTCTTATGACAAAAGGGTTCAAGACCTTAGTGAGGATGAAGTTTCTTCAATTGCAAAAGAAATTCAAGCTCATCATATCGTAGAGGGTGATTTGCGCAAAAAAGTTACAATGGACATTAAAGCTCTTATGGACTTAGGAAACTATCGCGGTTTAAGACATCGTAAAGGACTTCCTGTTCGTGGTCAAACAACAAAAAATAATGCAAGAACACGAAAAGGCAAGAGAAAAACAGTTGGTAGTGCATCAAAATAG
- a CDS encoding DNA-directed RNA polymerase subunit alpha: MKSIKTSPHIPTKIEVKEVGANKIEITAYPFEAGYAITLAHPLRRLLLGSSVGFAPVALRIEGVAHEFDSVRGVVEDVSHFIVNLKTIRFKVKDDSESVSIDYKFIGPKVITGEDLKNDLVDIVTPNIHLATINEDAILNFSIIVRKGIGYVPSEDIRNLISEGYMPLDAYFTPVTSVTYDTENVLVEDDPNYEKVVFNIQTDGQIEPLTAFKNALSVMHKQMAIFNSELNIEVPEVSLGEEDSPEIRVLSQSIDSLNFSARCFNCLDRSGIKYLGELVLLSEDQIKNIKNLGKKSLDEITVKLEELGYPIGKVIAEDLAALLKKKFSN; this comes from the coding sequence ATGAAAAGTATTAAAACTTCTCCGCATATTCCAACAAAAATTGAAGTCAAAGAAGTTGGTGCCAACAAAATAGAGATTACAGCGTATCCTTTTGAGGCAGGATACGCAATTACTCTAGCGCATCCTTTACGTCGTTTATTGCTTGGAAGTTCGGTTGGATTTGCTCCAGTTGCATTAAGAATTGAAGGTGTGGCTCACGAGTTTGATTCTGTGCGCGGTGTAGTGGAAGATGTATCACATTTCATTGTAAATCTTAAAACAATTCGTTTTAAGGTAAAAGACGATAGCGAGAGTGTTAGTATTGACTATAAATTTATAGGTCCAAAAGTTATTACAGGTGAGGATTTAAAAAATGATTTAGTTGATATTGTAACGCCTAATATTCATTTGGCAACCATTAACGAAGATGCAATTTTGAATTTTTCTATTATTGTGCGTAAAGGAATCGGTTATGTTCCAAGTGAGGACATTAGGAATCTGATTTCAGAAGGATATATGCCATTGGATGCATATTTTACCCCTGTTACAAGTGTAACATATGATACGGAAAATGTGCTTGTGGAAGACGATCCAAATTACGAAAAAGTAGTATTTAATATTCAGACAGATGGGCAGATTGAACCTTTGACTGCATTTAAAAATGCTCTAAGTGTTATGCATAAACAAATGGCGATTTTTAATTCTGAGTTAAATATAGAAGTTCCTGAAGTTAGCTTGGGAGAGGAAGATAGCCCTGAAATTAGGGTATTATCTCAAAGTATTGATAGTTTGAACTTTAGCGCAAGATGCTTTAATTGTTTAGATCGTTCTGGCATTAAGTATTTAGGTGAACTTGTATTATTGAGTGAAGATCAGATTAAAAACATTAAAAATCTAGGCAAAAAATCACTAGATGAAATCACAGTAAAATTAGAAGAGTTGGGTTATCCTATTGGTAAAGTAATTGCAGAAGATTTAGCCGCTCTACTTAAGAAAAAATTTTCTAACTAA
- the rpmJ gene encoding 50S ribosomal protein L36 — protein sequence MKVRPSVKKMCDKCKVIKRKGVIRVICENPKHKQRQG from the coding sequence ATGAAAGTTAGACCTTCTGTCAAAAAAATGTGCGACAAATGCAAGGTTATTAAAAGAAAAGGCGTGATTCGAGTAATTTGCGAGAATCCAAAACATAAACAAAGACAAGGTTAA
- the rplO gene encoding 50S ribosomal protein L15 → MALENLAPARGSVKKIKRVGRGQGSGMGKTSTRGGKGQTARTGSKQKRGFEGGQQPLQRRLPKIGFTSRIEKPYVINVDAIKAVASLMEITFESIKGVHKFPSYTTKIKLIGVEAKNLASKIKDERITTSGQK, encoded by the coding sequence ATGGCATTAGAAAATTTAGCACCTGCTAGAGGCAGTGTAAAAAAAATTAAAAGAGTAGGGCGTGGACAAGGTAGTGGTATGGGTAAAACTTCCACAAGAGGCGGTAAAGGACAAACTGCAAGAACAGGTTCTAAACAAAAAAGAGGTTTTGAAGGTGGTCAACAGCCTTTACAGCGTCGTTTGCCAAAAATTGGTTTTACTAGTCGCATTGAAAAGCCTTATGTAATTAATGTAGATGCTATCAAAGCAGTAGCAAGTTTAATGGAAATTACTTTTGAGAGCATCAAGGGTGTGCATAAATTCCCATCTTACACAACAAAAATTAAACTGATTGGTGTAGAGGCTAAAAATCTTGCATCAAAAATTAAAGATGAGAGAATTACAACAAGCGGACAAAAATAA
- the secY gene encoding preprotein translocase subunit SecY — MNKAIVNKILITLGFLLAYRVLAYVPVPGVDTMVIKSFFDNNASNALGLFNMFSGNAVERLSIISLGIMPYITASIIMELLASTFPNLGKMKKERDGMQKYMQIIRYATIGITIVQAVGVSIGLKSLGTGANGAIMIDMNVFIAISALSMLCGTMLLMWIGEQITQRGIGNGISLIIFSGIVSGIPSAIAGTFNLVNTNQISWIVLLFIAAIIIITVGCIIYIELGERRIPVSYSRKVVMQNQDKRIMNYIPIKMNLSGVIPPIFASALLMFPSTILQSSSNSVVMQIADFLNPNGYTYNVLMFFFVMFFAYFYASIVFNPKDISENLKRQGGFIPGIRPGEGTANFLTDIASRLTLWGALYLALIATLPWILVKASGVPFYFGGTAVLIVVQVAVDTMRKIEAQIYMNKYKTLSAVGL, encoded by the coding sequence ATGAATAAAGCAATTGTCAATAAGATTCTTATTACGCTAGGCTTTCTTTTAGCCTACCGCGTGTTGGCATATGTTCCAGTACCGGGTGTTGATACAATGGTGATTAAATCATTTTTTGACAATAACGCTTCTAATGCACTGGGTTTATTTAATATGTTTAGCGGTAATGCTGTGGAGAGACTTAGTATCATTTCACTAGGAATTATGCCTTATATTACTGCATCCATTATTATGGAACTTTTGGCTTCCACCTTTCCAAATCTTGGTAAAATGAAAAAAGAACGCGATGGTATGCAAAAATATATGCAAATTATCCGTTATGCAACTATTGGAATTACGATTGTTCAGGCTGTCGGTGTGTCCATTGGTTTAAAGAGTTTGGGAACGGGGGCAAATGGCGCAATAATGATTGATATGAATGTATTTATTGCAATTTCTGCACTTTCAATGCTTTGTGGAACAATGTTGTTGATGTGGATTGGTGAGCAAATCACGCAAAGAGGAATTGGGAATGGAATTAGTCTAATTATCTTTAGTGGGATTGTATCTGGAATTCCTAGTGCTATTGCTGGAACATTTAATCTTGTCAATACAAATCAAATTAGTTGGATTGTATTATTGTTTATTGCTGCAATTATCATTATTACGGTGGGCTGTATCATTTATATTGAGCTTGGGGAAAGAAGGATCCCAGTTTCTTATTCTCGTAAAGTTGTAATGCAAAATCAAGATAAGCGTATTATGAATTATATTCCTATCAAGATGAATTTAAGCGGAGTGATTCCGCCTATTTTTGCTTCTGCACTCTTGATGTTTCCTAGTACAATTTTGCAAAGTTCTTCAAATAGCGTTGTTATGCAAATTGCGGATTTTTTAAATCCTAATGGTTATACTTATAATGTGCTAATGTTTTTCTTTGTAATGTTTTTTGCATATTTTTATGCTTCTATTGTATTTAATCCAAAAGATATTTCGGAGAATCTAAAAAGACAGGGTGGCTTTATTCCAGGAATCCGACCAGGTGAAGGCACTGCAAATTTTTTAACAGATATTGCGAGTAGGTTAACACTTTGGGGGGCTTTATATTTAGCTTTAATTGCGACATTGCCTTGGATTTTAGTCAAAGCCTCTGGCGTGCCTTTTTATTTTGGAGGGACAGCGGTGCTTATTGTTGTGCAGGTTGCCGTAGATACAATGCGCAAGATTGAAGCACAGATTTATATGAACAAATACAAAACTCTAAGTGCAGTAGGCTTGTAA
- the rplN gene encoding 50S ribosomal protein L14: MIQSFTRLNVADNSGAKEVMCIKVLGGSKRRYATVGDVIVASVKKALPSGKVKKGQVVKAVVVRTKKELHREDGALIRFDDNAAVILDSKKEPIGTRIFGPVGREIRYANFMKIVSLAPEVL, from the coding sequence ATGATTCAAAGTTTTACAAGATTAAATGTTGCTGATAACAGTGGAGCAAAAGAAGTAATGTGCATCAAAGTTTTAGGCGGAAGTAAAAGACGCTATGCAACCGTTGGAGATGTGATTGTTGCTTCTGTTAAAAAAGCTCTGCCAAGTGGTAAGGTTAAAAAAGGTCAAGTCGTTAAAGCAGTTGTTGTGAGAACAAAAAAAGAATTGCATCGTGAAGATGGTGCATTAATCCGTTTTGATGATAATGCAGCTGTAATTTTAGACAGCAAAAAAGAGCCTATTGGAACGCGTATTTTTGGACCAGTCGGTAGAGAGATTCGTTATGCTAATTTTATGAAAATCGTATCATTGGCGCCGGAGGTATTATAA
- a CDS encoding type Z 30S ribosomal protein S14: protein MAKKSMIAKAARKPKFKVRAYTRCSICGRPHSVYRDFGICRVCLRKMGNEGLIPGLRKASW, encoded by the coding sequence ATGGCTAAAAAATCTATGATTGCAAAGGCAGCAAGAAAGCCTAAGTTTAAAGTAAGAGCATATACAAGATGTTCTATTTGTGGGAGACCACATTCTGTTTATAGAGATTTTGGTATTTGCCGTGTTTGCCTTCGTAAAATGGGAAATGAAGGTTTAATACCTGGACTAAGAAAAGCAAGTTGGTAA
- the rpsQ gene encoding 30S ribosomal protein S17, with product MSGAQPHKRVIAGKVVTKTGDKSVTILVERRVMHLKYRKIVKRFKRYIVHDENNSVKVGDVIEAIECKPLSKRKAFTLHKVVSVGVEL from the coding sequence ATGAGTGGCGCACAACCGCACAAGAGAGTTATTGCTGGCAAGGTAGTAACAAAAACAGGTGATAAGAGTGTAACAATTCTTGTTGAAAGGCGCGTTATGCATTTAAAATATAGAAAAATCGTTAAAAGATTTAAACGCTATATTGTGCATGATGAGAATAATAGTGTAAAAGTAGGTGATGTGATTGAGGCAATTGAATGTAAACCACTTTCAAAAAGAAAGGCTTTTACACTTCATAAAGTTGTATCTGTAGGAGTTGAATTATGA
- the rpsE gene encoding 30S ribosomal protein S5: MEINREEFEEYVVNIGRVTKVVKGGRRFRFNALVVVGNKAGLVGFGLGKAKEVPDAIKKAIDDAFKNIIKVNIKGTTIAHDVQEKYNSSIVLLKPASEGTGVIAGGSVRPVLEKAGIKDILTKSLGSNNPYNVVRATIEALSKVKA, translated from the coding sequence ATGGAAATTAATAGAGAAGAGTTTGAAGAATATGTTGTAAATATTGGGCGTGTTACGAAGGTGGTTAAAGGTGGGCGCAGATTCCGCTTCAATGCATTAGTTGTTGTTGGAAATAAGGCGGGCTTGGTAGGTTTCGGTTTAGGTAAAGCAAAAGAAGTTCCAGACGCGATTAAAAAAGCCATTGATGATGCCTTTAAAAATATTATTAAAGTTAATATTAAAGGAACTACAATTGCTCATGATGTGCAAGAAAAATACAATTCAAGCATTGTATTGCTAAAGCCAGCAAGTGAAGGAACAGGCGTAATTGCAGGCGGTTCAGTGCGTCCAGTGTTAGAAAAGGCAGGAATTAAGGATATTTTAACAAAGTCTTTAGGGTCAAATAATCCTTATAATGTTGTGCGTGCAACTATTGAAGCCCTTTCTAAGGTAAAAGCATAA
- the map gene encoding type I methionyl aminopeptidase has protein sequence MAIAIRKPNEIKALRAANRIVGKTLNHLKSQIKPGVALKELDKMCEDMIRSCGAIPSFKGLYGFSGSVCTSVNEVIIHGIPTDYKLQVGDIVGLDIGTQLDGWYGDGAITCGVGEISQADQRLIACSKDALYFAISQITTGMHFKELSAILEQFILEYGYVPLRGFCGHGIGRRPHEEPEIPNYLEGKKAKQGDKIKEGMVFCIEPMICQKDGEPRILEDDWSVVSVDGLRGSHYEHTVAIINGKAEILSVE, from the coding sequence ATGGCAATTGCAATTAGAAAGCCTAATGAAATTAAAGCGCTTAGGGCAGCAAATAGAATTGTTGGCAAAACGCTCAATCACTTAAAAAGTCAAATTAAGCCTGGAGTTGCACTAAAAGAGTTGGATAAAATGTGTGAGGATATGATTCGTTCTTGTGGCGCGATTCCATCTTTTAAGGGTCTGTATGGCTTCAGTGGTTCTGTCTGCACTTCTGTTAATGAAGTGATTATTCACGGAATCCCCACAGATTATAAATTGCAAGTTGGCGATATTGTGGGGCTTGATATTGGAACACAACTTGATGGATGGTATGGTGATGGAGCGATAACTTGTGGTGTTGGTGAAATTTCACAAGCTGATCAGCGTTTGATTGCTTGTTCTAAAGATGCTTTGTATTTTGCAATTTCTCAAATTACGACAGGAATGCACTTTAAGGAATTGAGTGCAATTTTAGAGCAATTTATTTTAGAATATGGATATGTCCCCTTGCGTGGTTTTTGTGGGCACGGAATTGGTAGAAGACCACATGAAGAGCCGGAGATCCCTAATTATTTGGAAGGAAAAAAAGCCAAGCAAGGCGACAAAATCAAAGAAGGAATGGTATTTTGCATTGAACCTATGATTTGCCAAAAAGATGGAGAGCCAAGGATTTTAGAGGATGATTGGAGTGTTGTTTCAGTAGATGGTTTAAGGGGTAGCCATTATGAGCATACAGTCGCAATTATTAATGGAAAGGCGGAGATTCTATCCGTAGAATAA
- the infA gene encoding translation initiation factor IF-1: MAKDDVIEVDGIVKEALPNATFRVELENGHIILCHIAGRMRMHYIKILQGDKVKIELTPYSLDKGRITFRYK, translated from the coding sequence GTGGCAAAAGATGATGTAATTGAAGTGGATGGAATCGTAAAGGAAGCATTGCCTAATGCAACTTTTCGTGTGGAGCTTGAAAATGGGCATATTATTTTGTGTCATATTGCAGGGCGTATGCGTATGCATTATATTAAAATTCTGCAAGGCGATAAGGTGAAAATTGAACTCACACCTTATAGTTTAGATAAGGGCAGAATTACTTTTAGATATAAGTAG
- the rplF gene encoding 50S ribosomal protein L6 — MSRVGKKPISIPSSVQVSIEGSKIVFKGGKLTKELETYGRVGVVFKDGELSFSLNGESAQARAYWGTYRALANNIVIGLTDGFSKQLEINGVGYKAAVKGKVLELALGFSHPINYDIPEGIEISVDKNIILIKGADKQQIGQIAAEIREFRPPEPYKGKGVKYSDERIIRKAGKTSKK; from the coding sequence ATGTCAAGAGTTGGAAAAAAACCTATTAGCATTCCAAGTAGTGTTCAGGTGAGCATTGAAGGAAGCAAAATAGTTTTTAAGGGTGGTAAGCTTACAAAAGAATTAGAGACCTATGGACGTGTTGGAGTCGTTTTTAAAGATGGAGAGTTAAGTTTCTCTTTGAATGGCGAAAGTGCGCAAGCTAGAGCATATTGGGGGACTTATAGGGCACTAGCAAATAATATTGTAATAGGTTTAACAGATGGTTTTAGTAAGCAATTAGAAATCAATGGTGTAGGTTATAAAGCAGCAGTAAAAGGTAAAGTTTTAGAACTTGCTCTTGGATTTTCTCATCCTATTAACTATGATATTCCAGAAGGTATAGAAATTAGCGTTGATAAGAATATTATTCTTATTAAAGGCGCTGATAAGCAACAAATCGGACAGATTGCAGCAGAGATTAGAGAGTTTAGACCACCAGAGCCTTATAAAGGCAAGGGTGTGAAATATTCTGATGAGCGCATTATTCGCAAAGCTGGTAAAACTTCTAAAAAGTAA
- the rplX gene encoding 50S ribosomal protein L24, with the protein MAKFKIKKGDLVEIITGDDKGKKAKILRVLPKTSQVIVEGCKVAKKSVKPSDKNPKGGFIDKEMPIHISNVKKAED; encoded by the coding sequence ATGGCTAAATTTAAAATTAAAAAAGGTGATTTGGTAGAAATAATCACTGGGGACGACAAAGGTAAGAAGGCTAAGATTTTGCGTGTATTACCTAAAACTTCGCAAGTAATTGTGGAGGGCTGCAAAGTGGCAAAAAAATCTGTAAAGCCAAGTGATAAGAATCCAAAAGGTGGTTTTATAGACAAAGAAATGCCAATCCATATTTCAAATGTTAAGAAAGCGGAGGATTAA
- the rplR gene encoding 50S ribosomal protein L18, which translates to MTNKIIRQKRSLRLKRKLRIRAKVFGCATTPRLSIFRSNRYFYAQAIDDTKGVTLASVDGKKMGLKNNKEDVKKIAAAFADSLKKVNISKVLFDRNGYLYHGVVASFADSLRENGINL; encoded by the coding sequence ATGACAAATAAAATTATTAGACAAAAAAGAAGTTTAAGACTTAAAAGAAAGCTTAGAATTCGCGCAAAAGTTTTTGGATGTGCTACAACTCCAAGATTAAGTATCTTTCGCTCAAACAGATATTTTTATGCTCAAGCGATTGATGATACAAAGGGCGTAACTCTAGCAAGTGTTGATGGTAAAAAAATGGGCTTAAAAAATAATAAAGAAGATGTGAAAAAAATTGCTGCTGCATTTGCAGATAGTCTTAAAAAGGTAAATATTTCTAAAGTTCTTTTTGATAGAAATGGCTATTTGTATCATGGTGTTGTTGCAAGTTTTGCTGATTCTCTCCGTGAAAACGGAATTAATCTGTAG
- the rpsH gene encoding 30S ribosomal protein S8: MVNDIIADSLTRIRNASMRRLDTTNLYYAKIVVSILEVFQAKGFIEGFKVIEQDKKQSINVVLKYDEKGHSVINEITRISKPGRRVYKSRNELKRFKNGYGTIVVSTSKGVIANEDAYKANVGGEALCSIW; encoded by the coding sequence ATGGTAAATGATATTATTGCAGATTCGTTAACAAGAATCAGAAATGCAAGTATGCGTCGTTTGGATACGACAAATTTGTATTATGCAAAAATTGTCGTGTCTATTCTAGAAGTTTTTCAGGCAAAAGGCTTTATTGAAGGTTTTAAGGTTATCGAGCAAGATAAAAAACAGTCCATTAATGTTGTTTTAAAATATGATGAAAAAGGACATTCTGTGATTAATGAAATCACTAGAATTTCAAAGCCTGGAAGACGCGTTTATAAAAGTAGAAATGAACTTAAACGCTTTAAAAATGGTTATGGAACGATTGTTGTAAGCACAAGCAAAGGTGTGATTGCTAATGAAGATGCTTATAAGGCAAATGTGGGTGGTGAAGCCCTTTGCAGTATTTGGTAG
- the rpsK gene encoding 30S ribosomal protein S11, giving the protein MAKRNVNKKRVVKKNIARGIIHISAAFNNTSVTITDEMGNVICWSTAGALGFKGSKKSTPYAAQQAVEDAVSKAKEHGIKELGVKIQGPGSGRETAVKSLGSIEGIKVLWFKDVTPLPHNGCRAPKRRRV; this is encoded by the coding sequence ATGGCTAAAAGAAATGTAAATAAAAAAAGAGTAGTTAAAAAGAATATTGCAAGGGGTATTATTCATATCTCTGCTGCTTTTAACAATACAAGCGTAACCATCACAGATGAAATGGGTAATGTGATTTGCTGGAGCACAGCGGGTGCATTAGGGTTTAAAGGAAGTAAAAAATCAACTCCTTATGCGGCACAACAAGCGGTTGAAGATGCAGTTTCTAAGGCAAAAGAGCATGGAATTAAAGAGCTTGGAGTAAAAATTCAAGGTCCAGGAAGTGGTCGTGAAACTGCTGTGAAAAGCTTAGGAAGTATTGAAGGAATCAAGGTTTTATGGTTTAAAGATGTTACACCATTGCCACATAATGGTTGCCGCGCGCCAAAAAGAAGAAGAGTGTAA